One Rosa chinensis cultivar Old Blush chromosome 5, RchiOBHm-V2, whole genome shotgun sequence genomic region harbors:
- the LOC112167279 gene encoding putative disease resistance protein RGA3 isoform X1 translates to MPNLERLGSDFYGYDPHEATTGCQTKALFPALKSLIIQYAGKLIEWSEPQVLLPTVVFQSLEKLNLQGSPQLRSAPSYFPSLQSLSLVKIDSCVPVTSVLSKLTTLTYLHISGVKGLDCLPEGMLRNNKNLARLKIDRCEELTCIAPHGFSCCASLQSLVIVGCNKLRYLPEGLLAPSLEELLISDCPSLESIPFTEGIEYGSLHTLRILHTVRIEKCSTLTSIPSLQGFSSLGAIEISECSELLSLPSGLNCCTSLGKIKIRSCSKLKFISIDSLPSLRQLDIRTCSSLGSIDALHGFRCLYEFTIRDCDKLTSVLGSFPILQCLEIRNCPSLETIPCSDNLTTLSSLKIYSCDGFISKLSELASLTSLRRLEVGDFCKELDSFPVIPQLQTLMLSGWPKLKSLHEHIQHFTSLTSLNINSFDEVESLPEWLGSVSSLTVLIIELCHNLKYLPSRQAMQRLTKLRSLYICCDCPLIKRCRKGGPEWPKISHIPDLSLGKYKELTV, encoded by the exons ATGCCAAACCTGGAACGTCTAGGATCTGACTTTTACGGTTATGATCCCCATGAGGCTACGACAGGTTGTCAGACGAAGGCTTTGTTTCCTGCATTGAAAAGTTTGATTATTCAATACGCCGGGAAGCTAATTGAATGGAGTGAACCACAAGTATTGTTGCCTACAGTGGTGTTTCAATCTCTTGAGAAGCTTAATCTGCAGGGTTCTCCCCAATTAAGAAGTGCTCCCAGTTATTTTCCATCTCTTCAGTCGCTGAGTCTGGTGAAAATAGATAGCTGTGTGCCAGTAACAAGTGTTCTAAGCAAACTGACAACTCTCACTTATCTCCATATATCAGGTGTGAAGGGACTTGACTGCCTGCCTGAAGGGATGTTAAGGAACAACAAGAATCTTGCACGTTTAAAGATAGATCGTTGTGAGGAGTTAACTTGTATTGCTCCCCATGGATTTAGTTGTTGTGCTTCTCTTCAGTCACTGGTGATTGTTGGGTGTAATAAACTGAGGTATTTACCTGAGGGGCTACTTGCACCGTCTCTAGAGGAGTTGCTTATATCTGACTGCCCCAGTCTCGAGTCCATCCCATTTACAGAGGGGATTGAATACGGCAGTCTTCATACCTTGAGAATACTTCATACCGTGAGAATAGAGAAATGCTCTACCCTCACATCCATTCCAAGTTTACAGGGCTTCTCATCCCTTGGTGCAATAGAGATTTCGGAATGTTCTGAACTATTGAGCCTCCCAAGTGGTCTAAACTGCTGTACCTcccttggaaaaataaaaatacgtAGCTGCAGTAAGCTAAAGTTCATTTCAATTGACAGTCTCCCGTCCCTCCGGCAGTTGGACATAAGGACATGTAGTAGTCTAGGGTCTATTGATGCTTTACATGGCTTCAGATGTCTGTATGAATTCACAATCCGAGATTGTGATAAATTGACAAGTGTGCTTGGATCTTTTCCCATTCTTCAGTGCCTGGAGATAAGAAACTGCCCCAGTCTGGAGACAATTCCATGTTCAGACAACCTCACAACCCTCAGCAGCTTGAAAATTTATAGTTGTGATGGATTCATAAGCAAACTTAGCGAGTTAGCATCCCTCACCAGCTTGAGAAGATTGGAAGTTGGTGATTTTTGCAAGGAGCTCGATTCATTCCCTGTCATACCACAACTTCAGACACTAATGCTATCTGGGTGGCCTAAGCTCAAGTCTCTGCATGAACATATTCAACACTTCACTTCTCTGACATCTTTGAATATAAACTCCTTCGACGAAGTGGAGTCTCTTCCAGAATGGTTGGGAAGCGTCTCTTCTCTTACGGTCCTCATTATAGAGCTTTGCCATAATCTAAAGTATCTTCCTTCACGCCAAGCTATGCAACGCCTCACAAAGTTAAGATCCCTCTACATCTGTTGTGACTGCCCTTTAATTAAAAGATGCAGGAAGGGCGGTCCAGAGTGGCCCAAGATTTCTCATATTCCAGATCTCTCCCTTG GGAAATATAAAGAATTGACTGTTTGA